The Leptospira wolbachii serovar Codice str. CDC genomic interval ATCATGATGAGATTTCCATTGTAATTGATGTAACCGCGATCGTTAACATGTCTTTGCTTGAATCCAAACGGATAGGCGATTAGAAGTTCAGCGTTCGGATCAAAAAGTTTTTCCGATTTAACATAGATTTGTTCTGGAGTTTTCATGTTAAGAGCTTCGTGTGGTCTTTCTCTATTGAATTCAATTCTCCATTTATCGAAGAGTTTTTGGAAGAGAGTGATGTTACCAACGATTTCATGTTGTAGTTCTCGAGCCATGTCTCTATGCATTCTTTCATGAGCGCCATTTTGGTAAGGTTTACCTGGTTGAATGCGATCGAGCTTGATACCTAGAGAGAGCCACCAAACAGAGAGTTTAGTGAGTCCCCAAAGAGACTGCATAGAAGCGAAAGGCGGTCCGTTGTCGGAGCGAATGATTTCTGGTAATCCATAGATCTTAAATAACCTAATAAATTCAGCTTTAACGGAAGGAATATCGCCTTTGGAAAGGGTCTTAATGGATAGTATGTATTTAGAAAAATCATCTCTGACTGTGAGAGGATTTTATTTTTTCCCTGTCCGGAGTATACCACCATCCTTTGAAGTCAACGGTCCAAATATGATTCGGATGGGTCGCTTTCTCCGGCATAGAGATTCGTTGTCCTGAATTAATTGGTCTTCTAATTCTTTTTTTTCTCAAGTAGGCCTGCCTTCTTAAGAATGCGTTCAACGGTAGATCTGTTAGGAGGTCTTCTATCTGGGAATTTAGCTTTATAGAGTTCGAGTATTTTCTTAGCACCCCAGAACTTCTTGTTATTTTTGATCTTAATGATTTCTAGAATTGTTTCTTCTGCAATCTTAGCGGGAGAGTTCTTAGGAGTTCTCTTCTTATCCAGAAGACCATCTCTCCCTTCCTTCAAGAACCTTTCTTTCCACTTGTATCCACACTTAGTAGAGATGCCATACTGAGCACAAAGCTGAGTAAAATTGACGTCATTCTGGAAGCTATCCAGAACAAATTGAAATCTTAAATCCACGGTATTATTCTCCT includes:
- a CDS encoding integrase core domain-containing protein, yielding MQSLWGLTKLSVWWLSLGIKLDRIQPGKPYQNGAHERMHRDMARELQHEIVGNITLFQKLFDKWRIEFNRERPHEALNMKTPEQIYVKSEKLFDPNAELLIAYPFGFKQRHVNDRGYINYNGNLIMIGNPFNGFNVGIKKEYDSVSIWFGNNKLGNLDQNLFLINPDSNSYKVHKPRKVLKSTTLLLTHERYPCLEVIPGRVAASVRRFIRKKTQK
- a CDS encoding helix-turn-helix domain-containing protein yields the protein MDLRFQFVLDSFQNDVNFTQLCAQYGISTKCGYKWKERFLKEGRDGLLDKKRTPKNSPAKIAEETILEIIKIKNNKKFWGAKKILELYKAKFPDRRPPNRSTVERILKKAGLLEKKKN